The genomic stretch AACACAAATTTGATGCTATTGATTACTGTAAATGCTAATCAGTGTCTGAAACAAGGCCCTCATGAGCTGCCTGTTTAACTAGCTGCTGGTAATACCGCATTTTACAACAATGTGTTACAGGTGACTCAGCTGCTCCTGAGTGGAACATAATCTAACAAGTTTAACATtaaaatagtaaataaaagTGCAGCCCCATGCAGCTTGCAAAAGATATCAAAATCAgatcaaaatcaaaatttcaAAAACCATACTGGAATTTTGCAAGTGAATGCGTTTTCCTCAAGGCGTTTTTTCAGGGCCAGGCTAACGCTATCCCCTTGTAGGGCGTGCGCCCCATGTATTCAGTTTGCAACTGGGAGCCCATTGCTGTATGTCATCAGCACACTCTTCCCTGTTCAACAAAAAAACCTCTTGTTAAGAAATGTAGGGTTCCTGTCCCCCGAAACAATTTTCATTTGTTGTAGAGTTTGTATTAATAAGATAATGCCAGAATTTTCAAGGATTTCCCACAATGACAAATGCCGGTTCAGCCGGTTCACATAGAATCAAAATGGTTTAAGGTGTACACCAGACTAGACCAGCAAAACTGGAAACTGACTCAACCCTAGAGTTTAATCCATATTCTCTGAAAAAGtctgaagaaaagcagaacCTAGCAAGGTTGACTTACTTATTTATGAGTGCTATTGTATTGggtatattttattattatttaacagACATGAATAAAAGAGTTGCATAACCCTCATTCTTGTCATTTTACTAAGCAGTTTATGTAATGATAATGTGAGAGGTATACCTGTTTTAATATTATTTGTTGGTTTGGTAGGTAAAGGGGATCAAGGGATGCAAAATCCAGGTGGGCAGATGGACAGACCTGTCAGCTACCACTTCTTGGAAAGGTCAGTGAAGATTGTTTATGCTGTGAAAAAGAAGGTAAAAATGGAAAGATTATCATGGTCACACCATGCCGTTGTTAACATCAGTTGTCTGAACACCTTAGGATGGCATTGGGAAAATGGCAACTGCTTTTAAAATCCTATACCTATTAATGAACAATTATTAGCACACAGCCTTTTTATTTGTACGGGCCTTGGACACTGTGATATTATTTACTGCTTGTGGAGATATATTGGCTTTTTTAAAATGCCAAAGTTTTGGTCACAGTTGTCAGCTGCATGTTGATATAATTGGCACTTACTAGCCAAAAGATGAAAATTACAGTAACTTCCAGACTTAAATATGGTACTGTACCGAAGGTGATAATTCTGGTGAAGTACTTGTGATCTGATTTTGACCTTGATATCATGTGGTAGTTTTTATCTTGATGAGAAATACTTAATACTTGCTTAATTACTTAGATTGATTACAAAGTTAAATGTATGCAATATCAAAACATATTAAGTTATCCAATTGAGGTTCAATATAGTGAACTACTCTGTTATGTTTAGCATTGgacatttcacacacagcagattatattaataataatgattagtATTGTTATTAATCATTGCTTTCTCTTAGTCACATTGACTACcacacccaaacacaaacaaaattatCTTTATCTTAAACCATTTTGAGATCCTTCTGTGGTTCCCAGCCTTCTAAGTTGAGGACTCCCCTGTTAAACACTTCAAGACTGTGTGAGAATTGGTTCAGGATAGCAGTTTTACTTTAACATAGACCATTATATTACTTTGACTATAGATTTTTTGAATTCATGTcaattgtcatgtttttttcctctcatagCATGCTTCCCAAAGTAGTGAAGAGGCGAGTGCATGCCCTTAAAAGGCTACAGGTGCAATGTGCCAACATAGAGGCTAAATTCTACGAGGAGGTCCATGAGCTCGAGAGGAAGTATGCTGCCCTCTATCAGCCACTATTCGAGAAGGTACTATTAATAATGTTCTTACACAGAAATTTTTCTTTACTTAACTTGACTTTAACACCTTGCTTGTTTCATGTTAATGCAAACAGAGCAAAGACTTggaaaaaagtttaaaaaaaacaaggtctCAACAAATAAGGCCTGTTATTTGTTAAGATGCCAAGTATTTAAGAATCACTTGTGTTCCCTGCACTAATGGGTGGTGAAGTATGTCTCTCTGGTCAGATATGTGGACAGTGAGGACGCATCCTTGGTGCTAAATTGAAAACTGCCACAACGAGTAGTCAACTGTTGTTTTGTCAGTCAAGGCTATTTCCAGAGCGAGTGACAGGAACTCAGCCATTCTTAGTCGCACTGGAGACTGGCAGCTGTAATCCTGCTGCACCTGTCTGTGCTGCGtgtatactgtgtatatatatgtcagtgtgtgtgtcattctgtcTCCAAAATGGTGTTGATTTCAGCATGCTAGCTGAAAATAATTCAGCCTTGTTGATTTAATGCTTGTTCATGTACAGATAATATGCTAATATTCCCAAATTCTTCTCAAAAATGATTAAGTTTGtcataatctgtgtgtgtgtgtgtgtgtgtgtgtgtgtgtgtgtgtgtgtgcgcgcgcatgtgtgtgtgtgtgtgtgtgtgtgtttgtgtgtgtcacagagacGAGAAATTGTTACAGGAACAGTGGAACCCACAGACGAAGAGTGTGAGtggcacagtgacagagaggaagaggaggagctagCCGTAAGTACTCCTTTGATTTGGTACTTTGCAAAATTGTACTTCTGGTTTTccacaacaaaagaaaatatctgCCAAGTCAAtttaaataaaagaacaaagcTTATCTTTCCATGGTGGGTGAAGGACATGACgtgcaggacacacaggaaaaaatgattttcaaCATCTGCCTCCTTTTCAGTAAAGCAAACCAAAACAGACATATTTGGGCAAACAGTATTGTGTTCAACAGGAAACGACAGGGTTGTGGAGATCAGGGGGACTAACAAACTGTGAGGactgtgtgactcactgattgTGTAGCGATCTtgtttgtatttgattttttttgctcACAGAAAATCTGTATCTTGTCAAAGATCTTGATCTCAATGACTCACTTGAAAGCTTAAAGTAGATTGTTTAAGCTGTTTGTTCAAACAGTGAAGTTTGATGAGTGCTCTGCTGCACTTCCCTCAGGAGGAGGTAAAGGAAAAAGCTGCTATTGAGGATGCAAAGAAAGAGGAAGCCACGCCAGAGGAAGATCCAAAAGGTATCCCTGAGTTCTGGCTCACCATATTCAAGAGTGTGGACATGCTCAGTGACATGCTACAGGTACATTGAAATGATTGATCTCTCACTCTGGACCTATACACATTGCGCCCCATTTCTGAACTCGTGTCACTGATCTGACTGTTCATGTACCATCAGGAACATGATGAGCCCATCCTAAAGCACTTGAAAGATATTCAAGTGAAGTTTTCTGAGCCCGGACAGCCAATGGTCAGTATCATCATGTTGTAAAAATGAtatcatttgaaataaatgaacttaGTAGGGCTGAAATGCTGAGTGTAATTATCTGTCTCGCTTGAACTTTCTCAGAGTTTTACATTAGAGTTCCACTTTGAGCCCAATGGTTACTTCAACAATGCTGTCCTCACTAAAGTCTACAAGATGAAGTCAGAGCCTGATGCCTCAGACCCTTTCTCATTCGAGGGGCCAGAAATCATTGACTGTGAAGGGTAAGAGCCAGAGCACAGAAGCATGTTTGTTCACCTGTGGATTTGACACATACGATGTTGAGGTTTAAGGAAAAAATGGAGATTGTGTGGTTTgcaaaacatttctgttcacTCCTTCTATATTAATCTCTCTTGACTTTACATCCCACATATCAACCTCCACTTGGCACTCCCAACTTTTACCTTTTTTGTGTCCTTGCTTTCTGCCGCCTCTCACTTTTTTTTGCACAACTCCTCTCTCTAGCTGTCAGATAGACTGGCACAAGGGGAAGGACGTGACGGTGAAAACCATtaagaagaagcagaagcatAAAGGCCGTGGCACAGTCCGCACTGTTACTAAACAGGTCCCCAACGACTCTTTCTTCAACTTCTTTAACCCTGTCAAAGGTGagagaacacacagaaatagacaTGCAAAGAGGAATGGATTTCTCAGGAGGTCTAAATGTAACAGTCATTGCAATTAATCCTCCTGTCACCAACTTATCTATGTGTCTCACAGCGCAGTGAATGTTAAAATTCATAGCTGTGCTCTGTTAGCTGCATACACAAACCTCTTGAACAAACCCTGAATCACTGAaagctctgagagggagagCCACACACAGATAGAACTGCTTGGACAGtcagcatgtttgtgttcatcTGCAGGCGGCGtggcagcatgttagcacgcaTGTCATGTGGTTTTAACGTCGgctactgcatgaagctgaatTCAACAGCAGGTGGCGCCAGAGTCTTAAAACTGTTTTGGGTTTTGCAGTTGCTCTGCTGCATGTCCTTGAAACAGTCTGTTGCTCACTGATGTTGGCTTTGCACATGAAGCCGTGCACACTGGACCGTGGAGCATTTATGTCAACTTTGGTTTTACCATTATTTTCCACCTTACACAGTTTAGAGTTTTGTGGTTCTAAACAGTCAGTTAACTGACCACTGACAAAGCAACAACCTATCCAGCTACTACCTGAAACATTTAACAAATTAGTCCCAACTTCTCAAAGAGTTTCAAAAGAATAAATAAgtgataaaattaaaaaaagaagacaatcACTGTTACACGTTCAGAATCAGAGAAGCGTTTCTTTAAGGCCTTTAACTTAACTCTGATGAAACGTTAAGACATTAGGTAACGTTACTGGCACAATTGTCCTGATCAAAGGTGAGGTCCGTCTAGAAGATCTTGAAGTTAGTCATTCTCTCTTAAAAGATCAGTAAGTTAGACAGCATACACCTACTTTAATATCTACTACCTTTCCTGTGTTGTCATCTTACCTGTCAGACATGCCTGGGCTTATTCTGACAAGTTGACCTGATCACTCACTGGCTGAGCAAGTGTTTGTCTTACTGGTTCAGTCATAGCCTCGGTATATGACTGGTGCATATAAATAGCTCTTTGTCCAGTGTGTTCAGGTGTGCAGTTCTGTGTTTGGGATGTCCATTAGCGAATAAGCCATCCATCGCTGATCATGTGAACATGCACAAAGACTGCATGTGACTTGACTGCCGTGCAGTCCACACGATCTATTGTGTATTTCTTACTTGAAGTTTGCTATTAGATTGGATTAGAGAGTAGATCCCACCGCAAAAGCTCTTCCTGATGAACACTGCAGAATTTTTGAAGAAATTCATtcttgtaattttttttttccacaatggcaacaaaacaacacaaacacaacttttcATATCTACATCTGCCTTGAGAGGAAGTGCATTTTTTGTTATCAATCATATCTCTTCTATCAGGTTATGTGAGAAAGCAGAAGAATGTTTTTGTCTAACAGCTAAACATAACATTGATCGATTCATTGCACAACCTGCCATCAATCCTGCATTTTAAGTAGAGCAAGGCCAATATTAACTTACTGCAAATGCATTGGTATTAGTGTATATGTCAGCAAATAAGTAACAAGAAATGCAGTGCAGACATGCCAAAGATATGTTTGATGGACTCAAATGATCAAATTCTGATGCTCACAGTGTAAAGTACAGAACCGTCTAAGTGTAATAAAGCAGTTTCCCCTAATACAGTATTGTAGAAAGGTGGGGAAAGAGGGGATGATGTCACTGTTAGTCAGTGGTGcacaactgtttgctaacagccTGTCACTTTCTGTGAATGATGTGACCTCACACTGTCATGTCATTGGTAATGAGTGTAGTTGTTTCCTTAAATGGGCTTTCAGACGTTGGTTGAATTAAAGGTAATCCCAAAGATGCCCCAGTGAAAGATTTTACAGtataaaacaaatgtaatgtGAGTGTTGGCTTTGCTGGTCATTTTAAAATCAgcatgctgtttaaaatcccatttttccatctttcatCTGACCTTAACTGCCTTGTATAGTCACTGTAAAAGAGTGTGTTGTGGTGTTTGTTGCTTAAATGATATTCCTTTATGGTTACAGCTTCACCGGATGGAGAAATGGTGAGTACACTGTAGCTTATTCTTCCTAAAATCCCCATCAGTtttacttcctctttcttctccatcaATCTCTTTAGCTTCCTAGCTGTGTGAAAATGATCgctttgtgttcttgttttaCAGGATGAAGACTCTGAGTTCACCCTAGCCACAGACTTTGAGATCGGTCATTTCTTCCGTGAGAGAATAGTTCCCAGAGCAGTGCTGTATTTCACTGGAGAGGCCCTGGAAGATGATGAgagtgtgagacacacacacatgcacacacatatgcacacacacaaacctgaacAGAGAAAAGGCCACAAGATGGGATGTTTgcagcctgaaaaaaaaaatcttttgagGAAATATGAGCTGACATTGTCTTTGCTGTCCCACATGTGGGTATGTTTTCACtatcaattttattttttgaatgcagtttgaagaggaggagctggaagaggGAGACGAAGAGGTTAGCAATTCCCACTTCAACACTGTGAATGTGATGTTGTTCCACACAGCTGGACATCACTGCTTACACAGGGCTGTATGATCACAACCATTCTTAcaattgtttttgtgtctcaggagcaggatgaggagggtgatgatgacgacgacgagGGAGACTTCGACCCCAAGGTCAATATGAATTCCTGACCTTTTTGTCTGATCCGAGTATTGATTGTGCATCTGCTGGTGATGTGTTTGCATTCCGATGAGTCTTTTTCAATGTGACTCTTTGTATTGGTGCAGTGATGGTGGTGTCAGGTAGCTTATGGAGCTGAGAATTGAACTGAGCCCCCTGGAACAGCACAGCAATCCTGGGAATTCAGAGAGGGCTTCTGAAATAAGAGGGGACATTTTTTTATCTCATGTGTAAAAACAAGTCTTCCACAATTTAAGCCATTGAGtccactttgtgttttaaagccACTGAAAGTGTATCAAGATGTATTTCTGTTACTGTTCATGTGGGCACATACTCAAGACAGGCAGAACCAGAGAAATGCATTTGCATCATGCAGCGCTGAAGGAAATGATAGaagtatttacagcattttcactgca from Chaetodon auriga isolate fChaAug3 chromosome 6, fChaAug3.hap1, whole genome shotgun sequence encodes the following:
- the nap1l4a gene encoding nucleosome assembly protein 1-like 4a isoform X1; protein product: MDANKGKGDQGMQNPGGQMDRPVSYHFLESMLPKVVKRRVHALKRLQVQCANIEAKFYEEVHELERKYAALYQPLFEKRREIVTGTVEPTDEECEWHSDREEEEELAEEVKEKAAIEDAKKEEATPEEDPKGIPEFWLTIFKSVDMLSDMLQEHDEPILKHLKDIQVKFSEPGQPMSFTLEFHFEPNGYFNNAVLTKVYKMKSEPDASDPFSFEGPEIIDCEGCQIDWHKGKDVTVKTIKKKQKHKGRGTVRTVTKQVPNDSFFNFFNPVKASPDGEMDEDSEFTLATDFEIGHFFRERIVPRAVLYFTGEALEDDESFEEEELEEGDEEEQDEEGDDDDDEGDFDPKKEQPQPAECKQQ
- the nap1l4a gene encoding nucleosome assembly protein 1-like 4a isoform X2, producing the protein MDANKGKGDQGMQNPGGQMDRPVSYHFLESMLPKVVKRRVHALKRLQVQCANIEAKFYEEVHELERKYAALYQPLFEKRREIVTGTVEPTDEECEWHSDREEEEELAEEVKEKAAIEDAKKEEATPEEDPKGIPEFWLTIFKSVDMLSDMLQEHDEPILKHLKDIQVKFSEPGQPMSFTLEFHFEPNGYFNNAVLTKVYKMKSEPDASDPFSFEGPEIIDCEGCQIDWHKGKDVTVKTIKKKQKHKGRGTVRTVTKQVPNDSFFNFFNPVKASPDGEMDEDSEFTLATDFEIGHFFRERIVPRAVLYFTGEALEDDESFEEEELEEGDEEEQDEEGDDDDDEGDFDPKA